One Microcoleus sp. bin38.metabat.b11b12b14.051 DNA segment encodes these proteins:
- a CDS encoding UPF0182 family protein — MTIKRISQLILLLLSLWLVFEFSTRIAAEILWFQEVRYLQVLLLKLKTQGLLGAIALSVSSAFLLGNLTLARRLQHPTENIKLPVLWQLIASGSSPNTGKNYRSPAAKSQIGFLWLLLAVFGLSSIAIITVIHCALLAVDSIGDFRIVGGLSAPPAQFGFESIQLGIVRLFAHWWQLGLLLGMMLAVAIKPDLSLRTIALVLSLAIGLIAASRWTKLLQYFHPTNFNITDPIFNQDISFYVFILPTLELLSFGLTVVSLYGLVSCALTYLLSGNSLSEGIFLGFSRSQQRHLYGLGAAFMVAVALRLWLARYVLLYSRGDVTYGANYADVTVRLPVYGFLSIVAGAIALFMLWPVFQLKINNNNLKNLILVFLTLSLSLGWLLPIIVQQLIVKPNELAREQPYIQRSIAFTQAAFDLKKIEIKTFDPVGKLTYQDLEKNQLTISNIRLWDERPLLQTNRQLQQIRPYYTFPDADIDRYTVKKAPEQKQDVESQQVILAARELDYTAVAPEAQTWVNEHLVYTHGFGFTLSPVNTVGVGGLPDYFVKDIGIDARAGESPLEVTSDRIRASIPIGYPRIYYGEVTDTDAIAPTKVKELDYPSGEDNVYNTYSGTGGIAIGSIWRRFLFASYLKNWQMALTRNFTSETKVLYRRNINKRVRAIAPFLRYDSDPYLVVANANLSKGEIEKKPDKNSKVIKSSPSAKDKYPNYLYWMIDAYTASDRYPYSDPGRNEFNYIRNPVKVVIDAYNGSVNFYVANPSDPIINSWMAIFPGIFKPLDKMPPALHKHIRYPVDLLNIQSERLLTYHMEDPQVFYNREDLWRVPNEIYGGKQQPVAPYYLITKLPTETSEEFILMLPFTPVSRNNLIAWIAGRSDDDDYGKLLLYQFPKQRSVYGPEQIEALINQDPVISEQISLWNRQGSKAIQGNLLVIPIEQSLLYVEPLYLEADRNSLPTLVRVIVAYENRIVMAENLDAALKALFPAKSNNKPAIVRPVKGTAPGFN, encoded by the coding sequence ATGACTATTAAGCGAATTTCTCAACTAATTTTACTGCTTTTATCGCTGTGGTTAGTTTTTGAGTTTTCTACCAGGATTGCGGCAGAAATTCTTTGGTTTCAGGAAGTTAGATATCTTCAGGTTTTGCTGTTAAAACTGAAAACTCAAGGGTTGCTGGGCGCGATCGCACTTTCGGTATCTTCCGCCTTTCTCCTGGGAAATTTGACCCTAGCCCGCCGCCTGCAACATCCCACCGAAAACATCAAATTACCTGTTTTGTGGCAGTTAATCGCTTCAGGAAGTAGCCCAAACACGGGCAAAAATTATCGATCGCCTGCTGCTAAATCTCAAATTGGGTTTCTCTGGCTGCTGTTGGCGGTATTTGGATTGAGTTCGATCGCAATTATCACGGTAATTCACTGCGCGCTGTTAGCTGTCGATAGCATCGGCGATTTTAGGATAGTTGGTGGTTTGTCTGCACCGCCCGCACAGTTCGGATTTGAGTCAATCCAGCTTGGGATAGTGCGGTTATTTGCTCACTGGTGGCAGTTGGGCTTACTGCTGGGGATGATGTTGGCTGTCGCAATTAAGCCGGATTTGTCGTTGCGGACGATCGCCCTTGTGCTCAGTTTGGCGATCGGGCTAATTGCCGCTAGTCGCTGGACAAAACTTTTACAATATTTCCACCCTACCAATTTTAACATCACAGACCCGATTTTTAATCAAGATATTAGCTTTTATGTATTTATTTTGCCAACCTTGGAGTTGCTAAGCTTTGGGTTGACGGTTGTATCCTTGTACGGTTTAGTATCCTGCGCTTTAACCTATTTGCTGTCGGGAAATAGCCTGAGTGAAGGCATATTTTTAGGATTTTCGCGATCGCAACAACGGCACTTGTACGGGTTGGGAGCAGCTTTCATGGTAGCCGTCGCACTCCGTTTGTGGCTGGCGCGCTACGTCTTGCTGTACTCGCGTGGAGACGTTACCTACGGCGCGAATTATGCAGACGTGACTGTGCGGCTTCCTGTCTATGGATTCTTGAGTATTGTCGCTGGGGCGATCGCACTTTTCATGCTTTGGCCTGTTTTCCAATTAAAAATCAACAATAACAACTTAAAAAACCTAATTTTAGTATTTTTAACTTTAAGCTTATCTCTAGGCTGGCTGCTGCCAATAATTGTGCAGCAACTCATAGTCAAACCCAACGAACTAGCGCGAGAACAGCCCTATATCCAGCGCAGCATCGCCTTTACCCAAGCAGCCTTTGACCTGAAAAAAATCGAAATCAAAACTTTCGATCCAGTCGGAAAACTGACCTATCAAGACTTAGAAAAAAATCAACTCACCATCAGCAACATCCGGCTTTGGGACGAGCGACCGCTGCTGCAAACCAACCGACAATTACAGCAAATTAGACCTTATTATACATTTCCTGATGCCGATATCGATCGCTATACAGTTAAAAAAGCACCTGAACAAAAGCAAGATGTTGAAAGCCAGCAAGTAATTCTGGCGGCGCGGGAATTAGATTATACAGCAGTTGCGCCAGAAGCTCAAACTTGGGTAAACGAACATCTAGTGTACACTCACGGTTTCGGCTTTACTCTTTCTCCCGTAAACACAGTCGGCGTCGGTGGCTTACCCGACTATTTTGTCAAAGATATTGGCATTGATGCGCGTGCCGGTGAAAGTCCCTTAGAAGTAACTAGCGATCGCATTCGGGCCAGTATCCCGATCGGCTATCCGCGCATTTACTACGGCGAAGTCACCGATACAGACGCCATCGCACCGACAAAAGTCAAGGAATTAGACTATCCCAGCGGCGAAGACAATGTTTACAATACCTACAGCGGTACGGGCGGAATTGCGATCGGCTCAATCTGGCGGCGCTTCCTATTTGCGAGTTATCTGAAAAATTGGCAAATGGCACTAACCAGAAATTTTACATCAGAAACCAAGGTACTGTACCGCCGCAATATTAACAAAAGAGTCCGGGCGATCGCTCCATTTTTGCGCTACGATTCCGACCCGTATTTAGTAGTAGCAAACGCCAATCTCAGCAAAGGTGAAATCGAAAAAAAACCGGATAAAAATAGCAAAGTAATTAAATCATCACCCTCAGCCAAAGATAAATATCCCAACTATCTTTATTGGATGATCGACGCCTATACAGCCAGCGATCGCTACCCCTATTCAGATCCAGGAAGAAATGAATTCAACTACATCCGGAACCCCGTAAAAGTAGTCATAGACGCCTATAACGGGTCTGTAAACTTCTATGTTGCCAATCCCTCCGACCCGATTATCAACAGTTGGATGGCTATCTTTCCGGGAATCTTCAAACCCCTTGACAAAATGCCTCCTGCCCTCCACAAACACATTAGATATCCAGTAGATTTATTGAACATTCAATCAGAACGCTTGCTAACATATCACATGGAAGATCCGCAGGTATTTTACAATCGCGAAGATTTGTGGCGAGTTCCCAACGAGATTTACGGCGGCAAACAGCAGCCCGTAGCACCGTATTATTTGATTACCAAACTACCGACAGAAACATCCGAAGAATTTATTTTAATGCTGCCATTTACACCAGTCAGTCGCAACAATTTAATTGCTTGGATTGCAGGGCGATCGGACGACGATGATTACGGTAAGTTGCTATTGTACCAATTCCCCAAACAGCGCTCAGTTTACGGCCCGGAACAAATCGAAGCCTTAATCAATCAAGATCCGGTTATTTCAGAACAAATATCTCTCTGGAATCGGCAAGGCTCAAAAGCAATTCAAGGCAATTTATTAGTAATTCCGATCGAACAATCTTTGCTGTATGTAGAACCTCTGTATTTAGAAGCTGATCGCAATAGTTTACCAACCTTAGTCAGAGTAATTGTCGCCTACGAAAACCGCATCGTTATGGCAGAAAATCTCGATGCCGCACTTAAAGCACTTTTCCCCGCAAAATCTAACAATAAACCCGCAATTGTGAGGCCTGTAAAAGGCACAGCCCCGGGTTTCAATTAA